Proteins encoded within one genomic window of Cucumis sativus cultivar 9930 chromosome 3, Cucumber_9930_V3, whole genome shotgun sequence:
- the LOC101209138 gene encoding thaumatin-like protein 1b isoform X1 translates to MGQLRFEYKISLTYSFIPNSLFLTGGNSTTFTILNQCDYTVWPGLLSGAGTSQLSTTGFVLEKGQSNPITIPPGWSGRIWGRTYCSHDATGRFTCATADCGSGTVECNGKGAVPPATLAEFTLNGANGLDFYDVSLVDGYNVPMLITPQDGTGGGNCTTTGCATDLNSECPSELRVAASDGNEKSVACKSACEAFGDAQYCCSGEYGSPNTCGPSSYSQFFKSSCPQAYSYAYDDGTSTFTCTAANYLITFCPLSDR, encoded by the exons ATGGGACAATTAAGATTCGAGTATAAAATATCCCTGACTTATTCATTTATACCAAATTCTCT ttttttgaCAGGTGGAAATTCAACgacttttactattttaaatcaGTGTGATTACACGGTGTGGCCGGGACTTTTGTCCGGCGCCGGCACATCACAGCTCTCCACTACCGGCTTCGTTCTTGAGAAAGGACAGTCCAACCCCATCACCATCCCGCCGGGGTGGTCCGGCCGCATTTGGGGCCGCACTTATTGCTCCCATGATGCCACCGGCAGATTCACTTGCGCCACTGCCGACTGCGGCTCCGGCACTGTTGAATGCAACGGTAAGGGTGCTGTCCCGCCCGCCACCCTTGCCGAGTTCACTCTCAATGGTGCGAATGGGCTCGATTTCTACGATGTCAGCCTCGTCGATGGCTACAATGTGCCCATGTTAATCACCCCACAAGATGGAACAg GTGGGGGAAATTGCACAACAACTGGATGTGCAACAGATTTAAACAGCGAATGTCCGTCAGAACTAAGAGTGGCAGCGAGCGACGGAAATGAAAAAAGTGTAGCGTGTAAAAGCGCATGTGAGGCTTTTGGTGACGCACAATACTGTTGTAGTGGTGAATATGGTAGTCCAAATACTTGTGGACCGTCATCTTATTCACAGTTCTTCAAATCCTCATGTCCACAAGCTTATAGCTATGCCTACGACGACGGTACCAGCACATTCACTTGCACTGCCGCCAATTACCTCATCACCTTTTGTCCCCTTTCAGATAGGTGA
- the LOC101209138 gene encoding thaumatin-like protein 1b isoform X2 — MATMSHSLLSLLLSFPFFFLGGNSTTFTILNQCDYTVWPGLLSGAGTSQLSTTGFVLEKGQSNPITIPPGWSGRIWGRTYCSHDATGRFTCATADCGSGTVECNGKGAVPPATLAEFTLNGANGLDFYDVSLVDGYNVPMLITPQDGTGGGNCTTTGCATDLNSECPSELRVAASDGNEKSVACKSACEAFGDAQYCCSGEYGSPNTCGPSSYSQFFKSSCPQAYSYAYDDGTSTFTCTAANYLITFCPLSDR; from the exons ATGGCTACCATGTCTcactctcttctttctctcctcCTCtccttccctttcttctttttag GTGGAAATTCAACgacttttactattttaaatcaGTGTGATTACACGGTGTGGCCGGGACTTTTGTCCGGCGCCGGCACATCACAGCTCTCCACTACCGGCTTCGTTCTTGAGAAAGGACAGTCCAACCCCATCACCATCCCGCCGGGGTGGTCCGGCCGCATTTGGGGCCGCACTTATTGCTCCCATGATGCCACCGGCAGATTCACTTGCGCCACTGCCGACTGCGGCTCCGGCACTGTTGAATGCAACGGTAAGGGTGCTGTCCCGCCCGCCACCCTTGCCGAGTTCACTCTCAATGGTGCGAATGGGCTCGATTTCTACGATGTCAGCCTCGTCGATGGCTACAATGTGCCCATGTTAATCACCCCACAAGATGGAACAg GTGGGGGAAATTGCACAACAACTGGATGTGCAACAGATTTAAACAGCGAATGTCCGTCAGAACTAAGAGTGGCAGCGAGCGACGGAAATGAAAAAAGTGTAGCGTGTAAAAGCGCATGTGAGGCTTTTGGTGACGCACAATACTGTTGTAGTGGTGAATATGGTAGTCCAAATACTTGTGGACCGTCATCTTATTCACAGTTCTTCAAATCCTCATGTCCACAAGCTTATAGCTATGCCTACGACGACGGTACCAGCACATTCACTTGCACTGCCGCCAATTACCTCATCACCTTTTGTCCCCTTTCAGATAGGTGA